The window tttgttgaatgaggagttgagaagaaagagtttagcaacatctcagaatgattcacaggcacttatctcagagaatagaggaaggtcaaagtctagaagcagttcacgtatgggtaggagcaagtcaagatcaagaaaagatattgtttgctataactatggtgagaaaggacattacaagaaccaatgtaagcaacctaagaagaacaagaaaaagggaaaagaagtggagtctacagagtcaaaggataatactacagctacagtgcaaggtggtgattatttgattttgtctccttctgatgatattttttcttgtgggtgataggatcttgagtgggtgattgacacaggtgcttcttatcattctacacctcggagagagttttttgctacatacaggtctggaaactttggtgttgtcaagatgggcaactatggcacaacagacatcattggcatgggtgatatccatttaaagaccaaccttggctgcaagttggtacttaaggatgtgaggcatgtggttgacttgaggctgaatttaatttcagttggaagactagatgatgaagagtatgaaagcagatttcacagaggtcaaaggaagctcagtaagggttctcttgttatagctagtggaaagaaatgtcatactttgtacaggttgcaggctaaagcttatggtgagcagttaaatgctacagagaaagacttcagtatggagttgtggcataggcgattgggacacatgagcgagaaggggctgcaagctctttccaagagagaggtattaccagatctcagaggtatacatctgaacccttgtattgattgtttggctggtaaacaacatagagtttcatttgctagtgctgctttgtctagaaaaatgtatgccttagaccgtgtttatacaaatgtatgtggtcctttgaggacaaaaactcctagtggatctgttgatgttcttggtataagtggtgcactttattttgtcacttttatagatgatttttccaggaaagtttgggcttatgctttgaagaccaaagatcagattattaatatcttcaaagagtttcatgccaaggttgaaagggagacagaaaggaaattgaaatgcataagatcagataatggtggtgagtatacgagattgtttaatgactattgcaggtcacatgggatccaacatgagatgacagttcctggtacacctcagcataatgcaattacagagaggatgaaccgcaccatcatggaaaagatcagatgtatgctttcacaggccaagctacccaaaaaattttgggatgaggctttgaggactgcagttgatgtgatcaacttatcaccatgtacagccctagatggtgatgttgtagagcatgtatggtcagagaaagatgtttcctacaagcatttgagagtatttggttgtcgtgcatttgcacatgttccagataatgagaggtccaagctggatggtaagtctaaagaatgtatttttcttggttactcacatgatcagtttggttacaggctttgggatccagaaaagcagaaggtgttcaggagcagagatgtggtcttctttgaggatcaaacctttgaggatttgaagaagaaggcaccagccaagacttctgcagaaggattagcatattgtgacccagttattcctccagtatatcagggtgatgggggagatgtgcaggaaaatcgtgtagagcctgatgttgatctacctgcaggacatgttgagcaagaagaagcaagagagcaagttcccgcagaacctcagttgagaagatcttctagacaacgtcaacctgccagaagatactctacagatgagtatgtgatgcttactgatgcaggtgaaccagagagttaccaggaagcaattgagagtgagcagaaagagaagtggttagttgctatgcaggaagagatggatgctcttcagaagaaccacacttatgatttggtgctgctaccaaatggaatgaaggccttgaagaacaagtgggtttttaggttgaagactcaagaatattgttctcaaccaaagtataaagctagattggttgtgaaaggctttggtcaaaagaaaggtattgactttgaagagatattttctcctgttgttaaaatgtcttctattcgtgttgctcttggtattgctgctagccaggacttggaggttgagcagttagatgtgaagacagctttccttcatggtgatttggaggaggaaatttatatggagcaaccagaaggcttcaaagtcaaaggtaaatataattttgtctgcatgttgaagaagagcttgtatgggctaaagcaagctccaagacagtggtacagaaagtttgattcatttatgacagaaaatggatataaaagaacggcttcagatcattgtgtgtacatcaaatggtttggtgaggattttattattctcttactttatgttgatgacatgcttattcttgggaaagatatgtctaaaattgacaggttgaagaaggaactgagtgagtcttttgcaatgaaggacttggggccagcaaagcaaatactaggcatgcagatttctcatgacaggaaaaacaagaagatttggttgtcacaggagaaatacatcgagaaggtattggaaagattcagtatgagcaatgctaagccagttggttctcctcttgcaggtcacttcaagttgtgctcagaacagagtccgtcaagtgatgaggagaaggagaaaatgcaaaaggttccttatgcttcagcagttggaagtttaatgtatgcaatggtatgtacgaggccggacatcgcatatgcaatgggtgttactagcagatttcttgcaaatccaggcaaagagcactgggcagcagtgaagtggatttttagatatctcagagggagctctaaggtttgtttaagctttggaggtggaccacctgtgttaacaggttacacagatgcagatatggcaagagatatagatacgaggaagtctacttcaggttatatacttacttttgcagggggagctgtgtcatggcaatccaggttacaaaggtgtattgctctctccaccacagaagcagaatatattgctgctacagaggtatgcaaagaaatgttatggatgaaagaattcttacaagaattggggctgaaacaggaaaattatgtggtgcattgtgacagccagagtgtcatccatttgtgtaagaacccaatgtttcattccaagtcaaagcatatagatgtcagataccactggattcgaaatgtatttgaagagaagcagttgcagcttcagaaaattcatacagatgacaacggagcagacatgttgacgaagaccttaccaaaagaaagacaggagatatgccgatagttggtcggtatggcttcacattgaggagtcatgggacagtctcccttatgggctgaagggggaggttgttgggctgatgacccatattcagcccatgtgggctttatcagcccacagcccacaccccctcttaacctaaccctaattaagattaggggggtgtggtggctgcgttttagaggcagattaaagctataaaaaggcagcaacgaggcagatctttagagTGACAAGAAGACACATATATATCATCATCTAACTTGTTTGCATCATAGATGGGGAACAGAATATAATTTGATTGCAACATACCACGTCCTGATGCTAAcaagttttattgttatttttagggAATAATGGAACTATCGATGGACAAGGTGAAACCTGGTGGAAAATGTTCCGTAACAAAGAACTCAATTACACTCGTGGATACCTCATTGAATTGATGTACTGCAAACAAGTGCTGATTTCCAACATTACATTGGTTAACTCTCCATCGTGGAATGTCCATCCAGTGTACAGCAGGTTTATATTAATAATCTACTTTCAGAACAGTTGAAGGCTTCTTTTGCTTTCCATTCTATTGTTACAATCTGATGTTAACGTGAATGAATGCACTGTGCAGCCACGTAATCGTCTCAGGCATCACAATTCTTGCACCGGTCAACTCTCCCAACACTGATGGGATCGATCCAGGTGGATATCGTACCTACATTTACTTGGGTTGTAGATTCTATGTTGCTGTTTCGATTGATTCTTTTTGGTGGTTTCTCTCTTCTTCGCAGACTCATCCTCCAATGTCCGCATTGAGGACTGCTACATAGTCTCAGGCGATGACTGCATCGCCATTAAAAGCGGTTGGGATGAGTACGGGATTGCATTCAACATGTCAAGCAAACACATAGTGATCAGACGGCTCACCTGCATCTCCCCCACGAGCGCTGTCATCGCCCTGGGAAGCGAGATGTCGGGAGGAATCCAAGATGTCCGGGCCGAAGACATCACGGCCATCCACTCCGAATCCGGCGTCAGGATCAAGACGACCATCGGAAGGGGAGCTTACGTGAAGGACATATTCGTGAGAAGAATGAATCTGCACACAATGAAGTGGGTCTTCTGGATGACGGGCACCTACGGGCAGCACCCGGACGACAAATTTGATCCGAAAGCCATTCCGGTGGTGCAGAATATCAGTTACAGCAACGTGGTGGCCGAGAACGTGACCATGGCCGCGAAGCTGGAGGGGATTCCCGGCGCGCCCTTCACCGGAATATGCATCTACAATGTGACGGCGGAGGTGGTGAAGTCGAAGAAGCCGATTTGGAACTGCACCGACGTGGAGGGCGTATCGAATCACGTGACGCCCACTCCCTGTGCGCAGATTCCGGAATATCCAGATCGTATAACGCATTGTCCCTTCCCTGAAGATGATCTACCTGTGAATGGTGTTGGGCTAGAGGAGTGTGCTTATCAGAGAGCCAAACCATGAGTTGAGATGCTTTCTACAACTCATGGTTTAATGGCATAACCTATGATGTCCTGAAGCTTGGCAGATTAAAATGTTTGCCTTGAACAAAGGCAGATGTAATTGATCATATATCATACTTGGGAGGAACAATatccaataatatttcattgctataaatatggattattgaaaaaataagacatgttatttatttgaatacttttcttcaacttggaagtgttatattctttatttgataccAATAGTTGAAATGAATTTTTGATGACTTATGATTGTCACTAAAACGATTGATTTTATCCCTAATATTTGAATTCATAACCAAATGTATCTTCACTTTCAAATACCACGTAAGCACCCTATGTTGTAGAGGATAGGTCGGTTTATTTGAGGagaactttttctatgatcatatctgaatcatgttatgcatgaacaggCTTCGTTAGATCCTATAGAATAAAATATGTGAGGTGGGATGATTCAATATTCtatttattccacttccttatttacagtatggaaacatattcatttcctcttcatcgatccaaatctataacactatcagatgaaataagagatctaaggaagaacattggttggactttattagtaacaagtaaatattttgtacataaaaaaatcaagatattagggggataaacaccaatcaaaaaatatgaggcaatccaaaaaacacttgattatgatcaaatttataagtcgacttggatatcgagcatttatctataagaaataaattagttgctagtttttcttgtgtgatttataagccgacttggatatctcctgtttagataacgatttgaatctgtgaaactttcgagattctgacctttctaccttgttatggttataactttatgcactgacctctgatttggacaaaacttaattgatctgaatatagactcataatcctttctttttatagcttattttaagaattcagagtaagtttgcctatccaaacttctatttcaaataagcCTACGAATTTtgtaaaacagggatcgtaatttctgaccttttgatactgaacttcctataagtccctgttggaaactttgatttattccaaactttttttattttaaattagacacgtagatctttcatttgatacttatattgaaagatttagagtccaaatgcctacccAATTTTCTGTTGAACCTGACCCTGTGAATTCTATAAAatcgagatttgttctttgatcttgggtaacTAAATctcttgtaactctttgttgaaaacttcgattcatacgaaaattattttatttgaaataagattgaaatatctttcacaatagctttcttgagtatattggagcacgattgatagtttgaatcatttgttcaatgtgcctctcgaattctgttagaaatcgagctttggtcgatttcacatattctggtttcattcatttggaaattaatttcatttagctttcttgtccaattgagctttatattactgctttgaattcttatgtgctcttgtccttaaaattatttgcattcttgaaaactattgtgtaacgtttatgctatatcgtattaactcatataggcacatgtatatcccattgttccgcatttgctttcgatatgtgcctattccagtttcattcctttggacattaaattctatctaaccttcttatttgaattgagttatatgtgattgcttgaaattcttgaatgctcttgctttaatttcctttcaaatctgaatatatttgtgaaagattatacttgcatcgtattgactcgtaaaggcgtatgtacgttttgttgttttgtgtgtgcttccgatatgtgctatttattcgttttttgatatgctctgaaatagtttatatgccgttgatatgttctgaaatatttcctacgctattgatatgttccgaaatgctccctatgcctctgaaatgtttctacgccattgatatgctttgaaatattctgtatgccattgatatgttccgaaatatttcatttgtcattgatatgctctgaaacatttcatacgccgttgataagctccttaatgtttcattcgttattgatatgctccgatgattcaatattgcatttattccacttccttatttacagtatggaaacatattcatttcctcttcatctatccaaatctataacactatcagagtgaaataagagatctaaggaagtTTTGGGtttagcccatatgtgggcttggacaattgggcctattgagcccaaaacactaattgaaagaaagggcagcgagcgacgacgtagagagagaaggagagagaaagattaggtttctgagttttcttttGACGATCGgcagccaaacgttgtcagttttggcccaaattttatgtggagaatccttgcagcaaactctacaatcctaatgtgtTGATCTATATGCCTATTAAGGTAaatgataaaccttctactatggacgatgaagaatgggaagttcaacatagaaaaactattgcctatattataagatggatggatataaacttgcaggagcatatttctgatgaaaccagagctgatgttgtttggcaaaggttagaaaacctctttgcgaaaagacagtgggaaatagaatttctctcctcagaaggcttgtaaatttaaagtataaagatggtggtaacattgttgagcatataagcctatttcagagtcttacaaacaagttggttgttatgaaaatgaatatagatgatgagaagcaaggattactacttctcagctctttaccagaaagttgggaaacgtatgtggtgactatttgcaactccacgctagagggtactctaactatagatatggttaaagatagtttgctaaatgaagatgccagaaggaaagaacaggatgaatcttcttctagggcatttgttactgaaaaataagaaaaacatggaagaagtcataatagaaacccacatggatatagaggaagatctaagtctagaagagatataaaatgttttcactgtaacaggccaggtcatatgaagaaagagtgtaggttttggaagcgagaacaaaatgaaatgaagaaaaatgagaaagagaccaatacagttgctaatgaaggtaatatcactaatgtctgtgatgaaggttgtgttagtcttgtagcttaggacagtaattggataattgactctggcgcttcatttcatgttatttctcatggtgatttctttagatcttacactgctggtgattttggtaatgtcaaaatgggaaacagtggtacatctaagattgtgggtatcggagatatttgcttggagaccagtattgagagcaaattgatacttaaagatgtaaggcatgttctagatattcgtcttaaattgatatctacaagtagacttgatgatgagggctttgcacactattttggtgaaagcaaatggaaactcactaaaggttctctgattgtggcaagaggaaagaaacttaacccttttatgtcatggaagctgtgatacacaaaggagagattaatgtaattcaaaaatatgaaagtatagatctttggcataagaggcttggacatatcaacgagaagggacttcaaactcttgctagaaagcagttcttaccagagttacaaggtacatctcttaaatcttgtgatcattgcttagttggaaaaatacatagagttgcatttcaaacatatccatcatctagaagatcagatgttattgatttagttcacactgatgtttgtactatgcaaactagaactcttggaggtgctctttattttgttacttttattgatgaccattctagaaaagtgtgggcttttgctttgaaatctaaagatcaggtactcgatgttttcaaagagtttcatgtcagtgttgaaagagaaactggcagaaaactaaagtgtattcgatcagataatggtggcgagtacaggggtccttttgagaattattgcaggtttcatgatatcaggcttgagaaaacaattcctaaaactcctcaacagaatagtgtggtagaaaggatgaacagaaccattgaagaaaggattaggtgtatgcttttccatgccaagttaccaaactcattttggggggaggctatgagaactaaagttgatctgataaatctttctccatcagttcctctaaaaggtgatgtttcagagagagtatggagaggaaaagatatatcttataagcatttaagagtctttgggtgtaaagcatttgttcatattcccaaagatgagaggtccaagcttgatagtaaagcaaaagcttgtatcttcttgggatatggtcatgaagagtttgagtacagattatgggatccagtgaataagaagattattagaagcagagatgttgtgtttcttgaagaccaattgtttgatgatggtgataatattgagaagccaaaaacctctgtttatattccttagagtCTGGGTcctgttccttcacctgtagttcatgatgatcatgggggagatgaacaagaagattgtagtgagaataccagtgatgatacacctacagttgatgatgctgaactaactgaacaagcacctccaccaccggttgagattccattgagaagatctactagagagcgacaaccatctaccagatatcctccacatgagtatgttatgcttactgacgaggtagagccaaaaacttaccaagaagctattctacatgagaataagaatgagtgggttaaagccatgcaagaagagatgagatccttgcttgagaaccacac of the Musa acuminata AAA Group cultivar baxijiao chromosome BXJ3-2, Cavendish_Baxijiao_AAA, whole genome shotgun sequence genome contains:
- the LOC135630742 gene encoding probable polygalacturonase translates to MEHSQPIFRVLMILVLWTVVTAAFIGIAEGHRHHRRAGGAMELEAFHYAAVGARGCRAHVASLTDFGGVGDGVTSNTAAFAAAVANLSKVAYDGGAMLVVPAGQWLTGPFNLADHFTLFLDHDAVILATQDINEWPIIDPLPSYDRGRDAVGGRYSNLIMGYNLTDVVITGNNGTIDGQGETWWKMFRNKELNYTRGYLIELMYCKQVLISNITLVNSPSWNVHPVYSSHVIVSGITILAPVNSPNTDGIDPDSSSNVRIEDCYIVSGDDCIAIKSGWDEYGIAFNMSSKHIVIRRLTCISPTSAVIALGSEMSGGIQDVRAEDITAIHSESGVRIKTTIGRGAYVKDIFVRRMNLHTMKWVFWMTGTYGQHPDDKFDPKAIPVVQNISYSNVVAENVTMAAKLEGIPGAPFTGICIYNVTAEVVKSKKPIWNCTDVEGVSNHVTPTPCAQIPEYPDRITHCPFPEDDLPVNGVGLEECAYQRAKP